The genomic DNA AACCGCCTCCTTTACTGGAAGAGAAAGACACTTTTAATCTTGTCGAATAGCGTATTAATTAAAAATGCGACATGAAATAAAATGACGACAAAACCGACAAGGATAACCCAATTTGCAATATCCTCACGCTTCAATTCTTTTAGTACAGTATGAATGAAAGCTAAAACAATGCCGATTCCGGCGATTTGAAATATTAATCCAACATCAATGGACATCGCCTTTCTCCCCCCTATAGCAGTAAAATTACAATAAGTAGCCCTGCTAGTACCCCTAAGCTCTTGATCATTTTCTCGTATTGCAGTTGTAAAGCTTTTGCTTCCTCTTCTTCTCTCTCCAAATGTGTAATACATAAGCGAATATGTTTTTGTTGTGATTCACGATCATGTTGCCCGAGCGTTTCACCAAATTGCTGCAGTATTTCAAACTCGGTTTGTTGAAACGCCGTCAACTTCCAATTCTCTTTCAAACTATCTATCCAAGCTTCCCTTACTGTTTGTTCTCCACTTTCTAGTTTTTTAGCGAAACTTTGAAATATCCAATTTAATGGCTTCGGCATTTGTTTAACTAATCGCTCGGCAGCCTCTGATAAAGGTGTGTGTCCATACATAATTTCTGCCTCTAATGATTGAAGTGCTGATTTTAATAATCTAAGTTGCCTCGGCCTTTCACTGTATCTTTTAGCGTATGAAAACCCGAAAAAGGTGCTGACCGCAACGATTAACACTGCACCAAATATTTTCACCATACGCCCTCAGCCTTTCTATTTGATAACACTGGTTTTCCATATTTATCTTTCACCTGCATAACCGTTCCTGGACCCCTCGCTTTTGACAACTCCACAAACCTATCAAATATACGAAGCTCTAGCACTGCCTTGAGCGATGGACGTCTCACAACATCCTCATAGGAAAATCCGTGTGCGCTTATAAAAAGCTGAACACCTGCATGCACTGCCTCCATAATTGCTTCACTATCTTCTTTACGACCAATTTCATCTACGATCAAAATATCAGGACTCATAGAACGAATCATCATCATCATTCCTTCTGCCTTTGGACATGCGTCTAACACATCGACTCGGGTACCAAAATCATATTGCGGGATCCCTTTCACACAGCCGGCAATTTCTGACCGTTCATCAACGATCCCCACTTTACAGGAAGGAATTTCCGAAGCACTTACCCCTTGACTCATGCAACGTGCTACATCTCTTAAAAGCGTCGTTTTTCCCGTTTGCGGAGGGCCAATTACCATCGTGTTTAACCATCTTTTTTCATACAAATATGGCAAAAGCGGTTCAGCAATCCCTATTTTTTGACGAGCAATACGAATATTAAAGGAAGAGACATCACGAATCATTTTTACTGCGCTTTTTTCTGTAATGACTTTTCCCGCTAACCCGATTCTATGCCCCCCGCGAAGCGTCACATACCCACGTTTTAATTCCTCTTCCATCGTATAAATTGAGAATTGACTTAACTTATTCAATAAGTAAATAGCATCCTCTGCAGTAGTGATATAGTCATAAAAAAACACCTTTCCGTGTGCAATACACTCTAGCGGTCTTCCAATTCGAACACGAATTTCCTCTAAAGCATCGTATTGCTCACATTCTTCAATTAAGTACTTCATCGTTTTTGGTAAAACTTCTAATACCTCTTTCATCGGCTTCTCCCCACTATACTCGACTTACTATTTCAGTAATGCGATAAAAATACAGCAAATTCCAAGCGCTAGAAAAAAGAGCTTCAAGAAAGAAATTTCACTTGCTACACTCGCTATCCCAATTGTCATTGTTAAAATTAATACGGTAGGTCCAACAAACGCCAACATACCATTTATAAACAACGCTTTCTTCGCATCATTCACATAAAGCATAAGCAAAGCAGCAAATATCTCCGCACTACCTGAAAATAATCGAAGTGCCCCCATAACAAGCACGGATGTTTCCATTGCCGCTAGCCACTGTTTCATTCTTCCACCTTCTCCCGTAACAGTTACTAACTTCGTATTCTAAAAAAGAATATATTTGTACAACCATATGCAGAGGTTGTCTATTTCAGAAGTAAAAACATAATTTTTCTCTAAAGTCTGAATTACAATCTGAATATTCATATTATTTCATGGTATATTATGGTATATTTAGTTTAAAAGGGGTTTAAACCATGCAGCACGTCACTTTATTACCACTAGATTTATGCTATACAAATGTGATTTTCGAGCTATCAAGTGATCCACATATAAAAAATGCATTGGGGATAACGGTAGAAAACATCGAAGACACGAAAACATTTCTTCTTTTCGCAATAGAAGAAGAGCGTCAAAAGAAATCCTTATCGAGAATGATTGTGAATGAAGAAAATGAAATAATTGGCCTCACCACACTTAAACATATTAATAATGAGAAAAAGCAATCTCACATTGGTAGTTGGCTCGGCTATCCGTACTGGGGAAAAGGCTATAACGAGGCTGCTAAAAAAGAAATCTTTAAAATCGCCTTTTTAGACTTACAACTTTCCTACGTATTTGCTGGTGCTAAAACGAATAATATCCGCTCTTTAAAAGCACAAGAAAAACTACCTTATATTTCATTGCATGTGGAAAACAAGTTTCCAGACGAACACGCTGCACTAGAGAAAGAAGTAAAGTCACCTTGCTCTCTGCATGTCGTGTCACGTGAAAATTTTTTAAACTGGTTGAAATTACAGAATGAGGAGGCAAAATATGAAGGTATTGAAAGTTAGTTTAACCGTTGTAGTAGAATTAGCTCTTATTTATCTTTTTTCATTATTGGTCGGTTGGTCATTTATAGAGACCTTTTTCCTTGGTAGTTTAGCAATATTTGCAATTATGTGGTTAATTATTATGAGTAACCATAGAAATAACATTACAGATCACGCAATAAGTAAAACATTAACTGGCGTTGAGACTGGCGAAATAAAGCCATTTCAAATTGTTTTGACTCCATCTATTATGGGTACTCTTTCACTTGTTTTAGTCAGTTTTATAATAACAGTTATTTACTATCTACCCTATTTCCTATAAAAAAAGCACTCGTGAATTATCACGAGTGCTTTTTTACTATGCACGAGAAACGTATTTACCTTCACCAGTGTTGATGATAAGCATTTCGCCTTCGTTAATGAAGATTGGTACTTGTACAACAAGACCAGTTTCTAATGTAGCTGGTTTTGTTACGTTAGAAGCAGTATCACCTTTAATACCAGGCTCTGTTTCTGTAACTTGTAATTCAACTGTGTTTGGAAGTTCAACACCAAGTACTTCGCCTTGGTAAGTCATAATTGCTACTTCCATGTTTTCTTTTAGGAATTTAAGCTCGCGCTCGATTTGTTTTTCACCAAGTTCGATTTGCTCATAAGTTCCGTTATCCATAAATACGTGAGCCTCACCGCTTGCGTATAAGTATTGCATACGACGGTTTTCGATGTGTGCTTTTTCTACTTTCTCACCTGCACGGAATGTTTTCTCTTGAACAGAACCTGTGCGAATGTTACGTAGTTTAGAACGAACGAATGCAGCACCTTTACCTGGCTTTACGTGTTGGAAATCAAGTACTTGCCAAAGGGCATTGTCCACTGAAATTGTTAAACCTGTACGAAAATCGTTTACTGAAATCATGTAAAAAAATCCTCCTGTGTATTACAAAATAATAAGTTCTTTTGGTGATTTCGTAATTACTTCATTACCTTCACTTGTCACAATGATATCATCTTCAATACGTACGCCGCCAATACCTGGAATATAAATACCTGGCTCTACTGTTACAGCCATACCTGGTTCAAGTACTGTATCAGAACGGAACGCTAAACCTGGTGCTTCATGGAGTTCAAGACCTATTCCATGACCAGTAGTGTGTCCAAAGTATTCACCATATCCTTTTTCCGTTATGTAGTCACGCGTTAGCGCATCAGCCTCGCGACCTGTTAAACCAGCTTTAATACCGTTCACACCACGTAGTTGTGCTTCTAAAACGATATTATAAATTTCTTTTAATTTATCAGATGGTTCACCGACTGCAATCGTACGAGTAATATCAGAGCAATATCCTTTGTAATAAGCGCCGAAGTCTAATGTAACGAAATCTCCTGTTTCTATCACTTTTTCAGATGCCACGCCGTGCGGTAATGCCGAACGAAGACCTGAAGCAACGATAATATCAAACGAAGAAGATGTTGCTCCTTGTTTTCTCATGAAAAATTCAAGTTCATTTGACACTTCAATTTCAGATACTCCCGGGCGAATGAATGATAGAATATGCTCAAAGGCAGCATCTGCAATCTGTGCAGCTTCCTTTAATATCTTAATCTCTGAATCAGTCTTTATCAAGCGTAACTTTTCTACAAGTCCAGAAGTCGGGATAAATTCAGCATCAATCGCTTCCTTATGCACTGAATAAGAACTATATGTAAGAGTATCTTGCTCAAAACCAAGTTTTTGAATTCCAAGCTCTTTCACTTGCTTTGCCACTTCATCAATGATCAATCCTGCGTGCTGTACAACCTCATATCCAACCGCTTGTTTACTTGCCTGCTCGACGTAACGGAAATCTGTAATAAATTGAGCACGATCTTTTGAAATAAGAACAACGCCTGCTGTTCCTGTGAAGTTAGCCATATATCTACGACTATGTTCATTTGTTAACAAAATACCGTCAATGCCAGCCTCATCAAATGCACTTCGTAATCCTTCAATTTTCTCCATTACTCTATGCCCCCCTCAATTTCTCCATTAATGCAAATAACGCTAACTTATAGCCATAAAAACCAAATCCTACAATTTGACCTGCACAAACAGCTGCCGTCACAGATTCATGACGGAATGATTCACGCTGATGAATGTTAGAAATATGTACTTCAATAACAGGAATCGAAATGCTCGCAATGGCATCACGAATCGCATAGCTATAATGCGTAAATGCTCCCGGATTTAAAATGATCCCTTCATATATATCTTCCGCTTCATGAATAATGTCGATAATGGCACCTTCATGATTCGATTGGAAACATTCTAACTCCACTCCCATTGTTTCTGCTTCTTGCTTCATATCTGCTTCAAGTGTCGCTAGCGTGCCCTTTCCATATACATTTACCTCACGAACACCGAGGCGATTTAGGTTAGGACCGTTTACGAGGAGTAACTTTTTCATATTCTTAAAACTCCTTAATATTAATATCTATACAATATTTTAACATAGGAGTTACTTATTTGAATAGTTCGTCTTCTCTTGCCCTTCTTGTTCTACTTTATTGCTATTTACTGCATAAGAAACAGAATATGCTATAAACACACCATATAATATAAAAATACATATTGTCGTTACAATTGTCTCTTTTGGCAAATGGAGCGCACTTTTAATAACAGGAGCCATTAAACCCATCCCCAAAAACAGTAATGCCCACCAAAATAGCCCATAAATAATTCCCGCAATAATCCCTTCAAACTTTGCAAAAAATGCTTTATATAAAAAGGCAATCAAAATTGAAAGAAGTCCCATACACACTATTCCGGACACATTGCCCCATACCCCCTCTTTCCAACTTCCAAACGCAAATGGTAAAAGGAAATAATTCGGTCCCGCCTCCGTGAATGAAAATATATGAAGGAAATACCATATCCCGCCCCAAAAGATTCCACCAAACAAACCGATCTGCACAAAATTCCTTGTTCCTAATTGTTCTTGACTCACATCGACACCTCCGCTCAATAGTATGCCCGAAACTATTTTGAAGCATGTTTAAATCCTGCGAAATTTGTCTATAAAAAGAATAAGAAATGTCCGACTCTCATAATATTTTCCCTTGTCATCTACTTGTATTTGCCGATAAAATAAAGGAAACTCGGTGATTGTCTTATTTCAAAACGACAGAACCCAGTATGACAATTGCCTCTTTTTCTACATAAGAGAGAAACAAATACAGGTTGGTGTTAACATGGCAGAAGAGTCAAAACAAATATATGGCGGGCAAGCGGTCATAGAAGGAGTTATGTTTGGCGGTAGAGAATATACTGTTACAGCGGTTCGTCGTAAAGATAAATCGATTGAATTTTATCGATTACCACGCGTTCGTAATAAAGTATTATCTATCCTAAAAAAAATTCCATTTTTACGAGGGATTGCCGCTATTGTGGATGCAAGTGCGAATGGAGCAAAGCATTTAAACTTCGCTTCTGAACGATTTGACGTCCACCCAGAAGATGATGAACAAATTGCTAATAAAAAAGAAGAACAATCAAAATTAACGATGGTATTAGGAGTTGCAGCTGTTGGCGTTTTATCTTTCATATTCGGTAAAGTCATTTTCACAGCAGTTCCTGCACTATTAGCTGAATTAACAAGACCGATTTTCCCATCTCATACTGGGCAAATCATTGTCGAAAGTGTCATTAAGCTCATGCTATTATTGAGCTATATATACTTTATTTCTTTAACCCCACTTATTAAGCGGGTATTTCAGTATCACGGTGCAGAGCATAAGGTAATCAATGCTTATGAGAATGACCTTCCTCTGACTGTAGAAAACGTTCAAAAGCAAACTCGTCTCCATTATAGATGCGGCAGTAGCTTTATTATATTTACAGTCATTATTGGAATGTTCGTTTATTTCCTAGTCCCTACAGATCCTCTTTGGGCACGAGTTATAAACAGAATTTTATTAATTCCAGTTGTACTTGGTATTTCTTTTGAAGTATTGCAATTTACAAATCGATTACGAGATATTCCCGTATTACGCGTACTTGGATATCCTGGATTATGGCTACAACTATTAACAACGAAAGAACCAACAGATGATCAAGTGGAAGTAGCAATTGCATCGTTTGAAGAATTATTACGTTTAGAGAACAAACAATAATTATTTAAAAATGGTGTTCAACTCCTTTCCTCATCGTTAATATACTAATTTTAATATACGTTTTTAGGAGGTGTCCCTTATGAACGGTCGTTCGTTTACTTTCGCTATATTTGTGCTTATTATCGGATTGGCAATATTCGGCCTTGTTTCATCTGTTATTACAAATCCCATGGGTGTATTAAGAAATATCGGGTACATGTTACTTGTTGTCGGTATCTTTTACTTGCTATACAAGATGTTTACAAATTCCAGTGGTTCTGCAAATTCGCAAAGCTCATATAAGCGTGCGGCAAAACAATCGAACCGCAAACATGGGAAACAAAATGTAGCACCCCTAGGCAATTCTTTCTTTAAGTCAAATACTTCTAATGACAAAAGTAAAAAAGGGAATTCTTCCACTTTGAAACGAAAAAGAAAACAGTCTCATTTAACTGTCATTGAAGGCAAAAAAAGCAAAAAGAAAGACCGTGCTTCCTTTTAGGAAATACGGTCTTTTTTTATACTTTGAAGCACTTCTTTTAAACTTTTCTCTCTCATACTTTCAATTCGAAGATGATGATTTTCAAATGGTAAATTCCGTGTCACATCATTAGGTACCACAACGCACGTTAATCCCGCTGCAATTGCTGCTCTCAATCCATTTAATGAATCTTCAAACACAACAGCTTCAGACGGCTTAATTCCTAATTCTTCTATTGCAATTCGATAAAGAGCTGGATCTGGTTTTACCTTCTCAACATCTTCTCTCGTTTTAATAACTTCAAAATAATCTCGAATCTGTAGCTCTTCTAAAAAATGAATAACCCATTCTCTAGACGAACTAGAAGCTAGTGCGATTTTTAATCCCATTTCTTTCGCTTCTTCTAAATATTCTTTTACCCCGTCACGAGCTTTTGGTATTTTCATTTTCTCTTTATGTAAAGTTGCCACTTTTTCTTTTAATGCACTTTTGTTAAACTTCTCTTTTAATTGATCATTTAAATATGCATAAAGTACCTCATCTGTTGTTCCAATGCATTTCGCAAATTCCTCTAAAGGTAGTTCTTCGCCGTATTCACGAACAGCATCTCTGAAAGAGTGAAACCATATCGTTTCTGTGTCCACAATTAATCCATCAAAATCAAAAATAATTGCTTTCATAATTCTCCCATCCTTTTCGAATTGAAATAAAAAAGGAAACGCCATACGTTCCCCTTAATTACTTTTCTCTTCATTTGCTCTTTGAACACCGCGAAGTGTTTCCACTCGGACTGCATCTTGTTCAAAGTATTCCACTAAATCACCAATGCGATCAATCGCTTCCCAACTTAAATGATGCTCAATTCCTTCTACATCATTGTAAATTTTACCTTCATCCACACCGATAATACGCATAAATTGCTCTAGCAAGTCATGACGATATACGAGACGTTCTCCGATTTTTTTACCTTT from Bacillus cereus G9842 includes the following:
- the spoIIIAC gene encoding stage III sporulation protein AC, whose protein sequence is MSIDVGLIFQIAGIGIVLAFIHTVLKELKREDIANWVILVGFVVILFHVAFLINTLFDKIKSVFLFQ
- the spoIIIAB gene encoding stage III sporulation protein SpoIIIAB — translated: MVKIFGAVLIVAVSTFFGFSYAKRYSERPRQLRLLKSALQSLEAEIMYGHTPLSEAAERLVKQMPKPLNWIFQSFAKKLESGEQTVREAWIDSLKENWKLTAFQQTEFEILQQFGETLGQHDRESQQKHIRLCITHLEREEEEAKALQLQYEKMIKSLGVLAGLLIVILLL
- the spoIIIAA gene encoding stage III sporulation protein AA, with product MKEVLEVLPKTMKYLIEECEQYDALEEIRVRIGRPLECIAHGKVFFYDYITTAEDAIYLLNKLSQFSIYTMEEELKRGYVTLRGGHRIGLAGKVITEKSAVKMIRDVSSFNIRIARQKIGIAEPLLPYLYEKRWLNTMVIGPPQTGKTTLLRDVARCMSQGVSASEIPSCKVGIVDERSEIAGCVKGIPQYDFGTRVDVLDACPKAEGMMMMIRSMSPDILIVDEIGRKEDSEAIMEAVHAGVQLFISAHGFSYEDVVRRPSLKAVLELRIFDRFVELSKARGPGTVMQVKDKYGKPVLSNRKAEGVW
- a CDS encoding YqhV family protein, producing MKQWLAAMETSVLVMGALRLFSGSAEIFAALLMLYVNDAKKALFINGMLAFVGPTVLILTMTIGIASVASEISFLKLFFLALGICCIFIALLK
- a CDS encoding GNAT family N-acetyltransferase, translating into MQHVTLLPLDLCYTNVIFELSSDPHIKNALGITVENIEDTKTFLLFAIEEERQKKSLSRMIVNEENEIIGLTTLKHINNEKKQSHIGSWLGYPYWGKGYNEAAKKEIFKIAFLDLQLSYVFAGAKTNNIRSLKAQEKLPYISLHVENKFPDEHAALEKEVKSPCSLHVVSRENFLNWLKLQNEEAKYEGIES
- the efp gene encoding elongation factor P translates to MISVNDFRTGLTISVDNALWQVLDFQHVKPGKGAAFVRSKLRNIRTGSVQEKTFRAGEKVEKAHIENRRMQYLYASGEAHVFMDNGTYEQIELGEKQIERELKFLKENMEVAIMTYQGEVLGVELPNTVELQVTETEPGIKGDTASNVTKPATLETGLVVQVPIFINEGEMLIINTGEGKYVSRA
- the pepQ gene encoding Xaa-Pro dipeptidase; this translates as MEKIEGLRSAFDEAGIDGILLTNEHSRRYMANFTGTAGVVLISKDRAQFITDFRYVEQASKQAVGYEVVQHAGLIIDEVAKQVKELGIQKLGFEQDTLTYSSYSVHKEAIDAEFIPTSGLVEKLRLIKTDSEIKILKEAAQIADAAFEHILSFIRPGVSEIEVSNELEFFMRKQGATSSSFDIIVASGLRSALPHGVASEKVIETGDFVTLDFGAYYKGYCSDITRTIAVGEPSDKLKEIYNIVLEAQLRGVNGIKAGLTGREADALTRDYITEKGYGEYFGHTTGHGIGLELHEAPGLAFRSDTVLEPGMAVTVEPGIYIPGIGGVRIEDDIIVTSEGNEVITKSPKELIIL
- the aroQ gene encoding type II 3-dehydroquinate dehydratase, with the translated sequence MKKLLLVNGPNLNRLGVREVNVYGKGTLATLEADMKQEAETMGVELECFQSNHEGAIIDIIHEAEDIYEGIILNPGAFTHYSYAIRDAIASISIPVIEVHISNIHQRESFRHESVTAAVCAGQIVGFGFYGYKLALFALMEKLRGA
- a CDS encoding YqhR family membrane protein; the encoded protein is MSQEQLGTRNFVQIGLFGGIFWGGIWYFLHIFSFTEAGPNYFLLPFAFGSWKEGVWGNVSGIVCMGLLSILIAFLYKAFFAKFEGIIAGIIYGLFWWALLFLGMGLMAPVIKSALHLPKETIVTTICIFILYGVFIAYSVSYAVNSNKVEQEGQEKTNYSNK
- a CDS encoding DUF1385 domain-containing protein; the encoded protein is MAEESKQIYGGQAVIEGVMFGGREYTVTAVRRKDKSIEFYRLPRVRNKVLSILKKIPFLRGIAAIVDASANGAKHLNFASERFDVHPEDDEQIANKKEEQSKLTMVLGVAAVGVLSFIFGKVIFTAVPALLAELTRPIFPSHTGQIIVESVIKLMLLLSYIYFISLTPLIKRVFQYHGAEHKVINAYENDLPLTVENVQKQTRLHYRCGSSFIIFTVIIGMFVYFLVPTDPLWARVINRILLIPVVLGISFEVLQFTNRLRDIPVLRVLGYPGLWLQLLTTKEPTDDQVEVAIASFEELLRLENKQ
- a CDS encoding SA1362 family protein gives rise to the protein MNGRSFTFAIFVLIIGLAIFGLVSSVITNPMGVLRNIGYMLLVVGIFYLLYKMFTNSSGSANSQSSYKRAAKQSNRKHGKQNVAPLGNSFFKSNTSNDKSKKGNSSTLKRKRKQSHLTVIEGKKSKKKDRASF
- a CDS encoding HAD family hydrolase, with translation MKAIIFDFDGLIVDTETIWFHSFRDAVREYGEELPLEEFAKCIGTTDEVLYAYLNDQLKEKFNKSALKEKVATLHKEKMKIPKARDGVKEYLEEAKEMGLKIALASSSSREWVIHFLEELQIRDYFEVIKTREDVEKVKPDPALYRIAIEELGIKPSEAVVFEDSLNGLRAAIAAGLTCVVVPNDVTRNLPFENHHLRIESMREKSLKEVLQSIKKDRIS
- the mntR gene encoding transcriptional regulator MntR, translated to MPTPSMEDYIEQIYLLIDEKGYARVSDIAEALSVHPSSVTKMVQKLDKDEYLIYEKYRGLVLTTKGKKIGERLVYRHDLLEQFMRIIGVDEGKIYNDVEGIEHHLSWEAIDRIGDLVEYFEQDAVRVETLRGVQRANEEKSN